A single window of Undibacterium sp. 5I1 DNA harbors:
- a CDS encoding ATP-binding protein: MKHSIQIKMSQWWSNQPLRLKGLVVIAVPVLVLLAALISGYVMSLESRQAQQGIQRTLQIQHDIQEVHTLLAEAATGVRGYLLTGQTNFLEPYRIAETDLPKPLQRLRLQIRDPQQVILLERVAALAAKKSEGLHHLVELGSNTPSSTLIPILVSNKMVLDELRRSIDTMRTREELLLQQREEYAEQVNQRAMIATAIAGIAGALGALLAVLLFSTGIVRRVHRLADNAERLARGASLVPAEPATDELGQLASRLDHASILLATRSAEAEKAYREAEQANHAKTEFLSRTSHELRTPLNAILGFAQLLERDLQEPAARDSVAHILKGGRHLLALINEVLDIARIETGLIDIDLQAVEVDNLLREAVALITPIADQTGIDISIKLDPDIDTANPINPADQPKKIHVLADRKRLLQVMLNLLSNAVKYNEPNGSASLHVLVQGRRARIQVSDTGKGIPAELQERLFTPFDRLGAEHRSSEGTGLGLAVSRQIVRAMGGDIEMTSSPGKGSTFWIDLPVADNIAINPAALTPIPVQPRLLRNCTVLYIEDQSSNLALVEILLSRRRNITLISASSGSGGLELAISQQPDLILLDLHLPDMDGEQVLASVRATPAMEKIPVVILSADALPSTITHMMSAGANAYLTKPLDVSLFFSTLDRLLS; the protein is encoded by the coding sequence ATGAAACACAGCATACAAATCAAGATGTCACAGTGGTGGTCAAATCAACCGCTAAGATTAAAAGGTTTAGTGGTAATTGCGGTACCGGTACTGGTGCTGCTGGCGGCGCTGATATCCGGTTATGTCATGAGTCTTGAAAGCAGGCAAGCGCAACAAGGTATACAACGCACCCTGCAAATTCAGCATGATATCCAGGAGGTGCATACGTTGCTGGCCGAGGCGGCGACTGGTGTGCGGGGTTATTTGTTGACGGGCCAGACCAATTTTTTGGAACCGTATCGGATCGCAGAAACGGATCTACCAAAACCACTGCAACGCCTGCGACTACAGATCCGTGATCCGCAGCAAGTCATTTTGCTTGAACGTGTCGCAGCACTTGCGGCAAAAAAAAGTGAGGGACTCCATCATCTGGTTGAGCTGGGCAGCAACACCCCCTCCTCCACTTTGATTCCTATCCTCGTATCAAACAAAATGGTGCTGGACGAACTACGCCGCAGCATCGACACCATGCGTACGCGCGAGGAGCTATTGCTACAACAACGTGAAGAATACGCAGAGCAAGTTAATCAGCGTGCGATGATTGCCACTGCCATTGCAGGTATCGCCGGAGCGTTAGGTGCACTGCTAGCGGTGCTGTTATTTTCAACCGGTATCGTACGCCGGGTGCATCGTCTGGCCGACAACGCCGAGCGGCTGGCGCGTGGTGCGTCGCTGGTGCCGGCAGAACCTGCCACAGATGAGCTTGGACAACTAGCCAGCAGGCTGGATCATGCGAGTATTTTGCTGGCCACACGCAGTGCCGAGGCAGAAAAAGCCTATCGTGAAGCGGAGCAGGCTAACCACGCAAAAACGGAGTTTCTGTCGCGTACCAGTCATGAATTACGCACGCCATTGAATGCAATTCTCGGCTTTGCTCAATTATTGGAACGTGATCTGCAAGAACCAGCAGCGCGTGACAGCGTGGCGCATATTCTGAAAGGTGGCCGGCACTTGCTCGCGCTTATTAACGAAGTGCTGGATATCGCCCGTATTGAAACGGGGCTAATTGACATCGACCTGCAAGCCGTTGAGGTGGACAACTTGCTGCGAGAAGCGGTCGCGCTGATCACACCGATCGCCGATCAAACCGGTATCGACATTAGCATCAAACTCGACCCAGACATCGACACAGCAAATCCAATAAATCCAGCAGATCAGCCTAAAAAAATCCATGTTCTGGCCGACCGCAAACGTTTATTGCAAGTGATGCTCAACTTGCTGTCAAATGCAGTCAAGTATAACGAACCCAATGGCAGTGCCAGCCTGCACGTCCTGGTCCAAGGACGCAGAGCACGGATACAAGTCAGCGACACGGGCAAAGGTATTCCCGCAGAATTACAAGAACGTTTATTCACGCCATTTGACCGTCTCGGCGCGGAACATCGTTCAAGTGAAGGTACCGGACTTGGCTTGGCGGTATCGCGCCAAATTGTACGGGCAATGGGCGGCGACATTGAGATGACCAGTAGTCCCGGAAAGGGCAGCACTTTCTGGATCGATTTACCGGTCGCAGACAACATTGCCATCAACCCGGCGGCCTTAACACCGATCCCAGTTCAACCCAGATTACTACGCAACTGTACGGTGCTATATATAGAAGATCAATCGTCCAATCTGGCGCTGGTCGAAATTCTGCTATCACGCCGTCGCAACATCACCCTCATCAGCGCCTCATCTGGTTCTGGGGGGCTGGAACTGGCGATATCACAACAACCCGATCTGATCTTGCTCGATCTTCATTTACCAGATATGGATGGAGAACAGGTGCTCGCATCTGTTCGCGCAACACCCGCAATGGAGAAAATACCCGTAGTAATCTTGAGCGCAGATGCATTACCCTCAACGATAACGCACATGATGTCAGCAGGCGCCAATGCGTACTTAACTAAACCCCTTGATGTCAGCTTATTTTTTTCGACTCTGGATCGATTACTGTCATGA
- a CDS encoding response regulator transcription factor, giving the protein MPTTPHPSAHALRSHYRDQKANTARLRLLYDAGQALTTSANSAAIPAILGYALEFCAFESGTVMVADNGALRIEASRGDVLPSGLRFSAQGTLAATLKPDANLMVRQNSVSRMLLPAGAMASLELLLPLRAAGNPVGILQLVNRKPIPVPVEADLQALSTLASMLALALSSALSLPASNLQASSKQSKALSQQLTPREREVLVLLPHGLTNADIGLRLGIATGTVKVHVERIIHKLGLNDRTQVAARAVELGFGNSGAT; this is encoded by the coding sequence ATGCCTACCACTCCCCACCCTTCAGCACACGCCTTGCGCAGTCATTACCGTGATCAGAAAGCCAATACCGCCCGTCTGAGGTTGTTATATGACGCCGGACAGGCGCTAACAACGTCAGCAAACAGTGCAGCTATTCCGGCTATTTTGGGCTATGCGCTGGAGTTTTGTGCGTTTGAATCCGGCACGGTCATGGTGGCAGACAATGGTGCGCTGCGGATTGAAGCGTCTCGCGGCGACGTACTGCCGAGTGGATTGCGTTTTTCAGCACAAGGTACACTTGCCGCCACATTAAAGCCCGACGCAAACCTGATGGTACGACAAAACAGTGTGAGCCGTATGCTATTACCCGCCGGTGCGATGGCGAGTCTGGAACTTTTACTGCCGCTACGTGCTGCGGGCAACCCGGTTGGTATTCTGCAATTAGTTAATCGCAAACCCATACCCGTTCCGGTTGAGGCTGACTTACAAGCACTCTCTACGCTGGCCAGTATGCTGGCGCTGGCATTATCGTCGGCACTATCTCTACCAGCAAGTAATTTGCAAGCTAGTAGCAAGCAGAGTAAAGCCTTATCCCAGCAACTCACCCCGCGAGAACGTGAAGTGCTGGTGCTGCTGCCTCACGGACTGACAAATGCCGACATCGGCTTACGGCTGGGGATTGCGACTGGTACGGTCAAGGTACATGTCGAGAGAATTATTCATAAATTAGGACTCAACGACCGTACCCAAGTGGCAGCACGTGCAGTAGAACTTGGCTTTGGCAATTCGGGAGCGACATGA
- a CDS encoding SgcJ/EcaC family oxidoreductase: MKSLLLAISLLVGSSAFAKDLPRVYGNEVVAPANAAEQEISKLFDRWNAALGTGKPAEVVKLYHPKAMLQPTVSNQVRTTPAEITDYFEHFLVLKPTGVINYRQIRLLDADSAIDSGVYTFDLTKDGKHSKVQARYTYVYKKVGNDWLILNHHSSAMPEQVSIN, encoded by the coding sequence ATGAAATCCCTTTTACTCGCTATTTCACTGTTAGTTGGCTCATCTGCGTTTGCAAAAGACCTACCAAGAGTCTACGGTAACGAGGTAGTCGCGCCTGCCAATGCGGCAGAGCAAGAAATTTCCAAGTTATTTGATCGCTGGAACGCAGCACTCGGTACCGGCAAGCCTGCAGAGGTCGTCAAGCTTTACCACCCGAAGGCTATGTTGCAACCGACCGTGTCAAACCAGGTGCGTACTACGCCCGCTGAGATTACTGATTATTTCGAGCATTTTTTGGTGCTTAAGCCAACGGGCGTCATCAACTATCGCCAGATTCGTTTGTTAGATGCAGACTCCGCAATCGATAGCGGCGTCTACACCTTTGATCTGACCAAAGATGGCAAGCACTCCAAAGTACAGGCGCGTTATACCTACGTGTATAAAAAAGTAGGAAATGACTGGCTGATCTTAAATCATCATTCATCCGCTATGCCAGAACAGGTTTCGATAAACTAA